ACACGCCGCGTGCGATCTGCGGGCTGACCCATCGCGGTGCGGTAATCGAGCGGGGGCGCTACAAGCTCGCCCGCTACGTGGAAGGGCTGACAACGCTGCACGACATGGCCGCCGATCCGCAGGAGCAGGTGAACCTCGCCCGCGATCCGGCGCATACAGAGGCACGCCGCGCGCTTGAGGCCGAACTCGATCGCTGGATCGTTGCACAGGCCATCCTTGGCCATGCCGAGAAAACCGCCGCCCCGCTGCCCAAGCGCAACGCCCATGTTCGAGGGGCCGGGCGGCTCTACCCTCACCCCCTGCCGGAGGCCCAGCGATGAACCGCCCCCCTGAAAGCATCGGTGGCATCCTGCCCGTGCTCTATTCCTTCTTCGACGCTCAAGGCGCCCTGCGCCCGGAGGGCTTTCGCCAGCAGGTGACCCACTGCATGGAGGTCGGGGCGGGGGGCGTTGTGCTCTTTGGTTTTGTCACGCAGTTCTACCGGCTCACCTTCGAGGAGAAACGCGCCGCCTTGCAGGCCACGGTGGCCGAGATGGCGGGGCAGGGCACAGTGGGCGTGACGGTGATGGAGCCGAGCCCCGAAGGCCAGAAAGCGCTGGTGAGCGCGGCCGCCGAGGCCGGGGCGGATTGGATCATCCTGCAGCCGCCCCTTGGCCCGCCCGCCGCGCCTGCCGAATGGCTCGACCTTCTGGTCGAGGTCGCGCAGGCTTCGCCGCTGCCTGTCGCGGTGCAGAACGCCAAGATCGCGACGACGCAGCTCACCAATGCCCAGCTGCTGGACCTGCGGCAGGCCTGCCCCAACGTGATCGCCGTGAAGGCGGAAACCGGGGCGGAGCAGGTGGCGGATTTCGCCGCCGATCATGGCGCGCGATTCCGGGTGCTGACTGGGGATTGGGGCGTGGAATACCCTTTCTTCCTGCGTGCCGGTGTGCACGGGCTGATCCCCGCGCCGAATTTCGTGGCCCAGCAGGTCGCGCTGCACCGCGCCGCGCAGGCGGGGGATTGGGCACAGGTGGAGGCCATCCACGCCGCGATCCTGCCCCTGATGCAGTTTTTCCGCGAACGCGCCG
The sequence above is drawn from the Pseudoruegeria sp. SHC-113 genome and encodes:
- a CDS encoding dihydrodipicolinate synthase family protein produces the protein MNRPPESIGGILPVLYSFFDAQGALRPEGFRQQVTHCMEVGAGGVVLFGFVTQFYRLTFEEKRAALQATVAEMAGQGTVGVTVMEPSPEGQKALVSAAAEAGADWIILQPPLGPPAAPAEWLDLLVEVAQASPLPVAVQNAKIATTQLTNAQLLDLRQACPNVIAVKAETGAEQVADFAADHGARFRVLTGDWGVEYPFFLRAGVHGLIPAPNFVAQQVALHRAAQAGDWAQVEAIHAAILPLMQFFRERAAPEGQILLARQIYAEACGMDPGHNRRPGPQALDARILAHARHLQKRLEAQA